In a single window of the Bradyrhizobium sp. ORS 285 genome:
- a CDS encoding cupin domain-containing protein, with protein MVKKMIFGLSLAVLGLGAALAQQPAIKRTLLNKTDFPDGHTIVQALAEVPAGGAAGRHTHPGVETAYILEGEAELIVEGQPDRHLKPGDSFQIPAGVVHDAKVHGDKGLKVLGVYVVDKTKPLASPAP; from the coding sequence ATGGTGAAGAAGATGATTTTCGGTCTGTCGCTGGCCGTGCTCGGGCTCGGCGCGGCGCTGGCGCAGCAGCCGGCGATCAAGCGCACCTTGCTGAACAAGACCGATTTTCCGGACGGCCATACCATCGTGCAGGCACTCGCTGAGGTTCCCGCCGGCGGTGCTGCAGGCCGGCATACCCACCCCGGCGTGGAGACGGCCTACATCCTGGAAGGCGAGGCCGAGCTTATCGTCGAGGGCCAGCCCGACCGGCACCTGAAGCCTGGAGACTCGTTCCAGATCCCGGCCGGCGTCGTTCATGACGCCAAGGTTCATGGCGACAAGGGCCTGAAGGTGCTCGGCGTCTACGTGGTCGACAAGACCAAGCCGCTGGCCTCGCCGGCGCCCTAA